In a genomic window of Pirellulales bacterium:
- a CDS encoding RluA family pseudouridine synthase, with amino-acid sequence MARSPKAVLHVSAEMQHQTLGSVLRRWQPEKSWSQIRRLFSSRRVMVDGNLIKDPGRRVQVGQVVKLLDNPLPSPATEHDVRVYYRDADVVVVEKPSGMTSIRHPDEDRMPRRRRQLQPTLTELLPRVLARIERSQGQGGARRAVRAVHRLDRETSGLMVFARNVKAESFLGHQFRDHSIRRVYWAIVAGHIKEQTIDANLVRDRGDGRRGVSSKEDDGKRAVTHVMPLEHLAGATVVECRLETGRTHQIRIHLAAQGHPVCGDNVYGSKRSGNDALATAPRLALHAAKLGFVHPVSQKLLEFAAPIPDDLVQYLERLRSSSSSGSFARRRSEQS; translated from the coding sequence ATGGCTCGTTCGCCCAAAGCTGTGCTGCACGTCTCTGCGGAAATGCAGCATCAGACTCTAGGAAGCGTGCTACGCCGCTGGCAGCCCGAAAAAAGTTGGTCCCAGATTCGCCGGTTGTTTAGTTCCCGGCGCGTGATGGTCGATGGCAACCTGATTAAGGATCCAGGCCGGCGCGTGCAGGTCGGACAGGTCGTGAAGCTGCTCGACAATCCCTTGCCGTCGCCGGCGACCGAACACGATGTGCGCGTCTACTATCGTGACGCCGATGTTGTGGTCGTGGAAAAACCGTCGGGTATGACCAGTATTCGGCATCCGGACGAGGATCGCATGCCACGCCGTCGTCGGCAATTACAGCCGACGCTCACCGAGCTGCTGCCGCGCGTGCTGGCGCGCATCGAGCGAAGCCAAGGGCAGGGGGGAGCGCGCCGCGCCGTGCGCGCCGTCCATCGGCTCGATCGCGAAACCAGTGGCCTCATGGTTTTCGCCCGCAATGTCAAAGCGGAAAGCTTCCTGGGCCACCAATTCCGAGACCACAGCATTCGCCGGGTGTATTGGGCGATCGTCGCGGGCCACATCAAAGAGCAAACGATCGATGCCAACCTGGTGCGCGACCGCGGCGACGGGCGGCGCGGTGTTTCGTCGAAGGAAGACGACGGCAAGCGCGCGGTAACGCATGTCATGCCGCTCGAACATTTGGCTGGCGCGACGGTTGTCGAGTGTCGGCTGGAGACGGGGCGCACCCATCAAATTCGCATTCACCTGGCCGCCCAGGGACATCCGGTGTGCGGCGATAACGTCTATGGGTCAAAGCGATCTGGCAACGACGCGTTAGCGACCGCCCCGCGATTGGCCCTGCACGCGGCGAAGCTCGGCTTCGTTCATCCCGTGAGTCAAAAATTGCTCGAATTCGCGGCACCGATTCCCGACGACTTGGTTCAATACCTCGAGCGACTGCGGAGCAGTAGTTCAAGCGGCTCCTTCGCGAGGCGAAGGTCCGAGCAATCCTAG
- a CDS encoding cupin domain-containing protein gives MDDEHTLGDPTELVPLYLAGAMTDDERAQFEAHLAEGCAACDQEMLALDSLFAALADATEAVPPSATARISALARANETLGELSPQQIDGVQALVAEVEKSLPELLQASQEWRKVPHEGIVLQRLGYDKAAQRITALVRMAPGSILPGHAHAEGEQCVVLHGDLSIGDRALRAGEYRYWKPGEPQPQQTTEKGCLLLISSPLD, from the coding sequence ATGGACGACGAACACACGCTCGGCGATCCCACGGAACTGGTCCCACTCTACCTGGCCGGAGCCATGACCGACGACGAACGCGCGCAATTCGAGGCGCACCTCGCCGAGGGCTGCGCGGCGTGCGACCAGGAAATGCTCGCATTGGATTCTTTGTTCGCCGCGCTGGCGGACGCCACCGAAGCAGTTCCTCCCAGCGCGACGGCCAGAATCTCCGCCCTGGCCCGGGCTAATGAAACGCTGGGCGAGTTGTCGCCGCAGCAGATCGACGGCGTGCAGGCGCTCGTCGCCGAGGTGGAAAAGAGCCTGCCCGAGCTATTACAAGCCTCGCAAGAATGGCGAAAGGTGCCGCACGAGGGGATCGTTCTGCAGCGCCTCGGCTACGACAAGGCCGCACAACGCATCACGGCCCTGGTCCGCATGGCGCCGGGCAGCATCCTGCCGGGACACGCGCACGCCGAAGGAGAGCAATGCGTCGTCCTGCACGGCGACCTTTCGATCGGCGATCGGGCGCTTCGGGCAGGCGAATATCGCTATTGGAAGCCGGGCGAACCCCAGCCACAGCAGACGACGGAAAAGGGCTGCTTGCTCTTGATCAGCAGTCCGCTCGATTGA
- a CDS encoding alpha/beta fold hydrolase, giving the protein MPNVIQAAIAGAALLCTFAHARAAEPTAYRDHARLLVYLDDHGNEHEVKTAQDWAIRRRHILRGMQEAMGPLPDRNNLPPLAIEVRDEIVEPGDVRRQTITFNTGDGDRVAAYLYVPSASGKTRQPAVLALHQTSTIGKGEVAGYGKSLHQAYAAELAARGYVVIAPDYPSFGDSQKYDFQSDNYVSGTMKGICNHMRAVDLLVARDDVDPARLGVIGHSLGGHNAMFVGVFDERLKVIVSSCGWTPFHDYYGGKLEGWTSDRYMPLLRDKYNLDPDRVPFDFYEVVAALAPRAFFSNSPLDDSNFDVGGVKKAIAEAGKVYELLGARDRLQVRYPDCGHDFPDETRREAYRFIDKVLGHTPTRQVP; this is encoded by the coding sequence ATGCCAAACGTGATTCAGGCGGCGATCGCTGGCGCGGCTCTGCTATGCACTTTTGCGCACGCGCGGGCCGCCGAGCCGACTGCATACCGTGATCACGCCAGGCTGTTGGTCTATCTCGACGATCACGGCAACGAGCACGAAGTAAAAACCGCCCAGGATTGGGCCATACGCCGGCGGCATATTCTCCGTGGCATGCAAGAGGCGATGGGGCCGCTACCGGATCGGAACAATTTGCCACCGCTCGCCATCGAAGTTCGCGACGAGATCGTCGAGCCGGGAGACGTGCGCCGGCAAACGATCACGTTCAATACAGGCGACGGTGACCGTGTGGCCGCGTATCTGTACGTGCCGTCGGCATCCGGCAAGACACGCCAACCGGCGGTGCTGGCATTACACCAGACGTCGACGATCGGCAAGGGAGAAGTCGCCGGCTACGGCAAGTCGCTGCACCAGGCGTACGCCGCGGAACTGGCCGCGCGGGGCTACGTGGTGATTGCGCCCGACTATCCGTCGTTCGGCGACTCGCAGAAGTATGATTTCCAGTCCGATAATTACGTCTCGGGTACGATGAAGGGGATCTGCAATCACATGCGCGCCGTCGATTTGCTCGTGGCTCGCGACGATGTCGATCCCGCGCGGCTGGGGGTGATCGGACATTCACTGGGCGGACACAACGCCATGTTCGTCGGCGTGTTCGACGAGCGTCTGAAGGTCATCGTGTCCAGTTGCGGCTGGACTCCGTTCCATGACTATTACGGCGGCAAGCTCGAGGGCTGGACGAGTGACCGGTACATGCCGCTGTTGCGCGACAAGTACAACCTGGACCCCGACCGCGTTCCCTTCGACTTTTACGAGGTAGTCGCCGCGCTCGCGCCGCGAGCGTTCTTCTCGAATTCGCCGCTCGACGACAGTAACTTCGACGTAGGCGGAGTGAAAAAAGCGATCGCCGAAGCCGGCAAAGTGTACGAACTGCTGGGGGCTCGCGACCGCTTGCAAGTTCGCTATCCTGATTGCGGCCACGATTTTCCCGACGAGACGCGCCGCGAGGCGTATCGCTTCATCGATAAAGTTCTCGGGCACACGCCGACCCGGCAGGTGCCGTGA
- a CDS encoding TetR/AcrR family transcriptional regulator: protein MPTGATAVAPSKVKWAHPPAQARSEETRARILDATETLLAKRRFEDISVGDIVRASKSSVGAFYARFPDKDALLGCLYERFRLEQAELTDAMFDPDRWKNQPLAAVLTTAIPFLVQLHRQRQGLLRAFAARACSDERFRKVWRQARHHAARRLKELVATRRREVGHPDPDLAVESGLSMVLCTVELKLQLGEIDEPEMDVLADELVRALVAYAGIRSK, encoded by the coding sequence ATGCCCACGGGTGCCACTGCGGTCGCGCCGTCGAAGGTCAAATGGGCTCATCCTCCCGCCCAGGCACGCAGCGAAGAAACGCGCGCCCGCATCCTCGACGCCACCGAGACGCTACTTGCCAAGCGGCGCTTCGAAGACATTTCCGTCGGCGATATTGTCCGCGCCAGCAAATCGTCGGTGGGTGCCTTTTATGCGCGGTTTCCCGACAAGGATGCACTGCTGGGCTGCCTGTACGAGCGTTTCCGGCTGGAACAAGCCGAGTTGACCGACGCCATGTTCGATCCCGACCGCTGGAAGAACCAACCCCTGGCGGCGGTGCTCACCACGGCCATTCCCTTCCTGGTCCAGTTGCACCGGCAGCGTCAAGGGTTGCTGCGGGCGTTCGCGGCTCGCGCCTGTTCGGATGAGCGCTTTCGCAAGGTTTGGCGGCAGGCACGTCATCATGCCGCGCGACGGCTCAAGGAACTCGTGGCCACACGCCGGCGCGAGGTCGGCCACCCTGACCCCGACCTGGCCGTGGAATCGGGCCTGTCGATGGTCCTGTGTACGGTGGAATTGAAATTGCAGTTGGGCGAAATCGACGAGCCTGAGATGGACGTGCTAGCAGACGAATTGGTCCGCGCCCTGGTGGCCTATGCCGGGATTCGCAGCAAGTAA
- a CDS encoding MFS transporter — protein MTSSRANSGTVQASHQGNTPIGRDHYMALLAALLGWLFDGAEMGVFSMVGRRAMTDLLRTSDEGLIGVWFGVVTAGFLVGAATGGVLFGWLGDRIGRVRAMTLSILTYALFTGLCGLATSAWQLGTLRFIAALGMGGEWSLGVALVMEIWPNRSRAFMAGLIGAAANAGYLLVGALGLVLNATIANAATWFADAGMAEDWIDWLTANGGWRLLMMCGTAPALLTFLIRLFVPESQRWEQEHARGATSHWATRDLLAVVAGALGPALIIFLCADRADPYSAGTILAGVVLGLLIATVGYMYPVVRYVQRLGAQDDAGLQLRPTLARMLLAAGLSGVALLGTWGAAQWIPTWADKLSESGQHGKEYAQVSLAFGAIVGTILAALAGDWFGRRWTYVLMCVTSLVSAVWLYQFHAEYNPGFLWATFLVGACTASFYGWLPLYLPELFRTSVRATGQGFGFNFGRIIAAVGALQTGNLMATFKSDVTISGVTLTGGYPLACTTMSMIYIVGVVLIWIAPETRGQPLPD, from the coding sequence ATGACAAGCTCCCGCGCAAATTCTGGCACCGTGCAGGCATCGCACCAGGGCAACACGCCCATTGGGCGCGATCACTACATGGCGCTCTTGGCGGCGCTGTTGGGGTGGCTGTTCGACGGCGCCGAGATGGGCGTTTTCTCGATGGTCGGACGCCGGGCCATGACCGACCTGTTGCGTACCAGCGACGAAGGGCTGATCGGCGTCTGGTTCGGCGTCGTCACGGCCGGTTTCCTGGTCGGCGCGGCCACCGGCGGCGTACTGTTCGGCTGGCTCGGCGATCGCATCGGCCGCGTGCGGGCCATGACCCTCAGCATTCTGACCTATGCGCTGTTTACCGGGTTGTGCGGGCTGGCGACCTCGGCGTGGCAACTGGGGACGCTGCGATTCATCGCGGCCTTGGGCATGGGGGGCGAATGGTCGCTGGGGGTGGCCTTGGTCATGGAAATCTGGCCCAATCGCTCCCGCGCGTTCATGGCCGGATTGATCGGCGCGGCGGCCAACGCGGGATATCTGCTCGTGGGTGCATTAGGGCTGGTTTTGAATGCCACGATAGCAAACGCCGCGACATGGTTTGCCGACGCCGGCATGGCCGAGGATTGGATCGATTGGCTGACCGCCAATGGCGGTTGGCGACTCTTGATGATGTGCGGCACCGCCCCGGCGCTTTTGACGTTTCTCATTCGCTTGTTCGTGCCCGAGTCGCAACGGTGGGAACAAGAGCACGCGCGCGGCGCCACCAGCCATTGGGCCACGCGCGATCTGCTGGCGGTGGTCGCGGGCGCCTTGGGCCCGGCACTCATCATTTTCCTCTGCGCCGATCGGGCCGACCCCTATTCCGCCGGAACAATTCTGGCCGGCGTGGTTCTTGGGCTCTTGATCGCCACGGTCGGCTACATGTATCCCGTGGTGCGGTACGTGCAACGTCTTGGCGCTCAGGACGATGCTGGTCTGCAGCTACGGCCGACGCTCGCGCGGATGCTCTTGGCTGCCGGGCTCAGCGGGGTGGCCTTATTGGGCACCTGGGGCGCGGCGCAATGGATCCCCACTTGGGCCGACAAATTGTCGGAGAGCGGCCAGCACGGGAAAGAGTACGCGCAGGTCAGCCTGGCCTTCGGAGCCATTGTCGGCACGATTCTGGCGGCGCTCGCCGGCGACTGGTTTGGCCGTCGCTGGACGTACGTTTTGATGTGCGTCACGTCGCTGGTTTCGGCCGTCTGGCTGTATCAATTCCACGCGGAATACAACCCTGGTTTCTTGTGGGCGACGTTCTTGGTCGGCGCCTGCACCGCTTCGTTTTACGGCTGGTTACCGCTGTACTTGCCCGAACTCTTTCGCACGAGCGTGCGGGCAACGGGCCAGGGCTTCGGCTTCAACTTTGGTCGCATCATCGCCGCCGTCGGCGCCTTGCAGACGGGCAACCTGATGGCCACCTTCAAGAGCGACGTTACCATTTCCGGCGTCACCTTGACGGGCGGTTATCCCCTGGCTTGCACGACGATGAGCATGATTTACATCGTCGGGGTGGTGCTGATCTGGATTGCGCCCGAGACGCGCGGCCAGCCGCTGCCGGATTGA
- a CDS encoding sugar phosphate isomerase/epimerase family protein, with product MLAQTGFAVGAALSGARAAAAERPATAPQSTATKTSDAEPFLYGFNTSTIRGQKLTLTQEIDIVARAGYQSIEPWIREIDDYVKEGGKLADLAKRFRDVGLRVDSVIGFFDWIVDDDARRAKALEEARRNMELVAAIGGTRLAAPPAGATDVTGLDLHKAAERYGELLALGNKMGVVPQVEVWGFSKTLGTLGEAAQVAMNCGQPNACILADVYHLYKGGSQIEGLKLLAGSAMHVFHFNDYPAAPPRAEIKDAQRVFPGDGVAPLDEILRTLRDIGYRGVLSLELFNAEYWNQDALLVARTGLDKMRAAVKRALG from the coding sequence ATGCTCGCCCAGACTGGATTCGCCGTGGGAGCTGCCCTATCGGGCGCTCGCGCCGCCGCGGCCGAACGCCCGGCCACTGCCCCCCAGAGTACCGCCACCAAAACGTCGGACGCCGAGCCATTCCTTTACGGGTTCAACACCAGCACGATCCGCGGCCAGAAACTCACGCTGACGCAGGAAATCGATATCGTCGCCCGGGCCGGCTATCAATCGATCGAGCCCTGGATCCGCGAGATCGATGATTATGTCAAAGAGGGGGGCAAGCTCGCGGACCTGGCCAAGCGATTTCGCGATGTCGGATTGCGCGTCGACAGTGTGATCGGCTTTTTCGACTGGATCGTCGATGACGATGCCCGACGGGCCAAAGCCTTGGAAGAAGCGCGGCGGAACATGGAGCTCGTAGCGGCCATCGGCGGCACGCGCCTGGCCGCGCCGCCTGCCGGAGCCACGGACGTCACGGGGCTCGATCTGCACAAGGCGGCCGAGCGCTACGGCGAGCTACTGGCGCTGGGCAACAAGATGGGCGTCGTGCCGCAGGTCGAGGTGTGGGGCTTCTCGAAAACGCTCGGCACGCTGGGCGAGGCCGCGCAAGTGGCCATGAACTGCGGGCAGCCGAACGCCTGCATCCTGGCCGACGTGTATCACCTGTACAAAGGGGGCTCGCAGATCGAAGGGTTGAAGCTGCTCGCCGGTTCGGCGATGCACGTCTTTCATTTCAACGATTACCCTGCCGCGCCGCCGCGTGCCGAGATCAAGGACGCGCAGCGCGTCTTCCCAGGTGACGGCGTAGCGCCGTTGGATGAAATCTTGCGCACGCTCCGCGATATCGGTTACCGCGGCGTTTTGTCGCTGGAACTGTTCAACGCCGAGTACTGGAACCAGGATGCCTTGCTGGTCGCCCGCACAGGGCTCGACAAGATGCGCGCGGCGGTGAAGCGGGCGTTGGGGTAA
- a CDS encoding dockerin type I domain-containing protein, with product MIGGRNLLSAALTAVLLVVYPCAAMAVIVAGDFQNGSDTNVNTTPPPSDPGFYNVGATGSASAIYLGNDWVLTASHVTVGATTFSFPDPGNPSQLDTATYSVVPNSGVLITNPSGEHAGTISDLFLYKIDPTSSSFGAPNLPQLLLDSTSPTIGTNVVAVGRGVDRASTLTYWDNTLPVWNTTTQALASHSGYITTGPQVMRWGDNTVSATSSPFNVGTVSDPRWIQAFQTTFNSGSGASPNEFQVTTGDSGGAVFTNVGGVWMLSGMIDSIGLVNGQPFSTNGNSWTAAFGDTSILTDISFYRSEILAHVPLFGDLNGDGIVNTQDLAIVSSNWLATGTGIAGDVNGDGIVNSQDLALISSNWPRQAGNTSEAVGAQGGTNVPEPKAVILAIVGGALLWCVHRLQKCRGLKSQTGLS from the coding sequence ATGATAGGTGGCCGAAATCTGTTGAGCGCCGCTCTTACAGCGGTCTTGCTGGTGGTGTATCCCTGCGCGGCCATGGCCGTGATCGTGGCCGGCGATTTCCAAAACGGCTCGGATACGAACGTCAACACGACTCCGCCTCCCAGCGACCCCGGCTTCTACAACGTGGGGGCCACGGGGAGCGCATCGGCCATCTACCTGGGCAACGATTGGGTGTTGACGGCATCGCACGTGACCGTGGGCGCTACGACGTTCTCGTTTCCCGATCCTGGCAATCCCTCGCAACTGGACACGGCGACCTACAGCGTCGTCCCCAACTCTGGGGTCTTGATCACGAATCCGTCCGGAGAACATGCGGGCACGATTAGTGACCTGTTTCTCTATAAGATTGATCCCACGTCGTCGTCATTCGGCGCTCCGAACCTGCCACAGTTGTTGTTGGACTCTACTTCGCCAACGATCGGCACGAATGTGGTCGCGGTCGGTCGAGGTGTCGATCGAGCCAGCACGCTGACTTACTGGGACAACACACTACCGGTCTGGAACACGACAACGCAGGCGCTGGCAAGCCATTCAGGTTACATAACGACCGGTCCCCAGGTGATGAGGTGGGGCGACAACACCGTTTCGGCCACGAGTTCGCCATTCAACGTGGGGACGGTCAGTGACCCGCGCTGGATTCAGGCATTTCAAACCACGTTCAATTCCGGCTCGGGGGCCTCGCCCAACGAGTTTCAAGTGACGACCGGCGATTCGGGGGGCGCGGTGTTCACGAACGTCGGCGGCGTTTGGATGCTTAGCGGCATGATTGACAGCATCGGCCTGGTGAACGGTCAGCCGTTCTCGACGAATGGAAACAGTTGGACGGCAGCTTTTGGCGATACTTCGATCTTGACCGACATTTCCTTCTATCGATCGGAGATTCTGGCCCATGTGCCCCTGTTCGGGGACCTGAACGGTGATGGAATCGTGAACACGCAGGATCTGGCCATCGTTTCCTCGAACTGGTTGGCCACCGGCACTGGTATTGCCGGGGACGTGAACGGCGACGGCATCGTCAACTCCCAGGACTTGGCGCTCATTTCTTCCAACTGGCCAAGGCAAGCGGGCAATACGTCCGAGGCTGTGGGAGCGCAAGGGGGGACCAATGTGCCTGAGCCAAAAGCCGTGATTCTGGCGATCGTCGGTGGCGCCCTCCTTTGGTGCGTTCATCGTTTGCAAAAATGCCGCGGCCTGAAGAGCCAGACCGGCTTGTCATAA
- a CDS encoding DUF997 family protein, whose translation MSRPAEDPVFVSARREALVAAIVWVAATVWSVGYAALYGYGRTAESLTFVLWFPDWIFWGVVVPWLACIVVSIWFAFGFMRDEDLGTNDQDEDADPFQPREQHDG comes from the coding sequence ATGTCTCGTCCTGCCGAAGATCCGGTGTTTGTTAGCGCGCGGCGCGAGGCGCTCGTGGCGGCGATTGTCTGGGTCGCGGCCACGGTTTGGTCCGTCGGCTACGCGGCGCTCTATGGCTACGGGCGGACGGCCGAATCGCTGACCTTCGTGCTGTGGTTCCCCGATTGGATCTTCTGGGGGGTCGTCGTGCCCTGGCTCGCGTGTATCGTCGTCTCGATCTGGTTCGCGTTCGGATTCATGCGCGACGAGGATCTGGGAACCAACGACCAGGACGAGGACGCGGATCCGTTCCAGCCGCGGGAGCAGCACGATGGGTGA
- a CDS encoding sodium:solute symporter, with translation MGDAAAAQSIAEGPGSGAILALLIVIFISVWLGTMAQRAIKKGQFLKGYFLGNRGLGAWALALTATVQSGGTFMGYPSFVYSHGWVVAVWIGSYMVVPITGFGVLGKRFAQLSRRTGAITIPDLLRIRFGSSAVGLISSLFIILFMSSMMVAQFKAGAIVMKLTLPGAKSLVLAEDDTSTAAAATSSAGEAGAANEAAKTSTIDWEHIIGLTVFSLTVVGYTLIGGFLASVWTDLFQSILMFFGVILLFLLVVPLVPGAPMQQATVDAVAATGPEYAFGPGYSPEGRQFLPISLAFSFFVLWIFGGVGSPAGLVRLMASHDTPTIRRSIVLLSIYNTFIYLPLLVICVHARSIFPALDKPDEVIPRLALSSTSHLPGGSFLSGLILAAPFGAVMATVSTYLVVIASGVVRDVYLQFLRPRAGQIEIQRVSQAVMIFFGLLSFGLNIYPVKYLQALVVFSTSTIAATLLVPAVMAAYWRRATVPGAIVAMFAGSATMLSLFGVGWVRAFQGYDQGIGPDTAFRAYYLLGLEPIVWGLLVSFVSGVLVSLATRPPDERLISWLFDRQADQPASA, from the coding sequence ATGGGTGACGCTGCCGCCGCGCAGAGCATTGCCGAAGGGCCAGGTTCGGGAGCGATCCTGGCCCTGCTGATCGTCATCTTCATTTCGGTATGGCTCGGCACGATGGCCCAGCGCGCCATCAAGAAGGGCCAATTCCTGAAAGGCTACTTCCTGGGGAATCGCGGGCTGGGCGCGTGGGCCCTGGCGCTGACCGCCACGGTGCAAAGCGGTGGCACGTTCATGGGCTACCCGTCGTTCGTTTATTCGCACGGCTGGGTCGTGGCCGTGTGGATCGGCAGCTACATGGTGGTGCCGATCACGGGCTTCGGCGTGCTGGGCAAGCGCTTCGCCCAGCTTTCGCGCCGCACCGGCGCGATCACCATACCGGATTTGCTGCGCATTCGTTTCGGCAGCTCAGCCGTGGGGCTGATTTCCTCGCTATTCATCATCTTGTTCATGTCGTCGATGATGGTCGCGCAGTTCAAGGCCGGCGCCATCGTCATGAAGCTGACACTGCCCGGCGCGAAGTCGCTGGTGCTGGCGGAAGACGACACGAGCACGGCCGCGGCTGCAACGTCGTCGGCCGGCGAGGCTGGTGCGGCAAACGAGGCCGCTAAGACATCCACGATCGATTGGGAGCATATCATCGGCCTCACGGTCTTTTCACTCACCGTGGTGGGTTACACGCTCATCGGCGGGTTCCTGGCATCGGTGTGGACCGACTTGTTCCAAAGCATCTTGATGTTCTTCGGCGTCATCCTCTTGTTTTTGTTGGTCGTGCCGCTCGTGCCCGGGGCGCCGATGCAGCAGGCCACGGTCGATGCCGTGGCGGCCACCGGCCCGGAATATGCGTTCGGGCCAGGCTACTCGCCCGAGGGAAGGCAGTTTTTGCCGATCAGCCTGGCGTTTTCGTTCTTTGTCTTGTGGATTTTCGGCGGCGTGGGATCGCCGGCGGGCCTGGTCCGCTTGATGGCCTCGCACGATACGCCGACCATCCGGCGCTCGATCGTGCTGTTGAGCATCTACAACACGTTCATTTATTTGCCGCTGCTCGTGATTTGCGTCCACGCGCGCTCGATCTTTCCGGCGCTCGACAAGCCCGACGAAGTGATCCCGCGATTGGCCCTTTCGTCGACGAGCCATCTTCCCGGGGGCTCGTTCCTTAGCGGCTTGATCCTGGCGGCGCCCTTTGGCGCCGTGATGGCCACGGTCAGTACGTACTTGGTCGTGATCGCCTCGGGCGTGGTGCGCGACGTGTACTTGCAATTCTTGCGGCCGCGCGCCGGACAGATCGAGATTCAGCGCGTGTCGCAAGCGGTGATGATCTTTTTCGGGCTGTTGTCCTTCGGCCTGAATATCTACCCGGTGAAGTACTTGCAGGCGCTCGTGGTTTTCAGCACGTCGACGATCGCGGCCACGCTGCTCGTGCCGGCCGTCATGGCGGCGTATTGGCGCCGCGCGACCGTGCCGGGAGCCATTGTGGCCATGTTTGCCGGATCGGCCACGATGCTTTCGCTGTTTGGCGTCGGCTGGGTCCGCGCCTTTCAAGGATACGATCAAGGAATCGGGCCCGACACCGCGTTTCGCGCGTACTACTTGTTAGGATTGGAGCCGATCGTGTGGGGGCTATTGGTATCATTCGTCTCGGGCGTGTTGGTCAGCTTAGCCACGCGACCTCCCGACGAGCGGCTGATATCCTGGTTGTTCGATCGACAAGCCGACCAACCGGCGTCTGCCTGA
- a CDS encoding PEP-CTERM sorting domain-containing protein gives MRRTSACSFLGILFAFLLCQVASAVIVAGDYANTSDANVNTSPPADDPGFYNVGAVGTASAIYLGTDSQGDGWVLSAAHVTLGNTTFNFPDRANPNQIDSATYSIVPNSGVILTNPTGPGAGHNSDLILYKIDPASSPLGLPNLPRLDIASSAPSVGATVVGIGRGVDRYSSITYWDSNWNTTTPQNASYSGYALFPTNSTHTMRWGDNAVSQTNVIANVGPTTPVYVSSFLTQFDQNGTPNEFQATTGDSGGGVFEKVGGQWYLSGMIDAVTPAASNQIANVAVFDTATVIADLSVYGSQIRAVVPEPGSLALVGAGLAAWVLSVSFRRYRRAD, from the coding sequence ATGAGACGGACCAGTGCGTGCAGCTTTCTCGGCATTCTGTTTGCGTTCCTGTTATGCCAGGTGGCGTCGGCCGTGATCGTGGCCGGCGATTATGCCAACACCAGTGACGCGAACGTCAATACTTCTCCGCCGGCGGACGACCCCGGCTTCTATAACGTCGGCGCCGTGGGCACCGCGTCGGCCATCTACCTGGGGACCGACAGCCAAGGCGATGGTTGGGTCCTTTCCGCGGCCCACGTGACGCTCGGCAATACGACTTTCAATTTCCCCGATCGCGCGAATCCCAATCAGATCGATTCAGCCACTTACAGCATCGTGCCGAATTCGGGGGTCATCCTCACGAATCCCACGGGACCCGGCGCCGGGCACAACAGCGATTTGATTCTTTACAAGATCGATCCCGCGTCGTCGCCGCTCGGACTGCCCAACTTGCCGCGGCTTGATATCGCGTCTAGCGCGCCATCGGTGGGGGCAACGGTCGTCGGCATCGGCCGCGGCGTGGACCGCTACTCATCGATCACGTACTGGGACTCGAATTGGAACACGACCACCCCCCAGAACGCCTCCTATTCTGGGTACGCGCTCTTTCCGACCAACTCGACCCACACCATGCGCTGGGGCGATAATGCGGTCTCGCAAACCAACGTCATTGCGAACGTCGGGCCGACGACTCCGGTCTACGTCAGTTCATTCTTGACGCAGTTCGATCAGAACGGCACGCCGAACGAATTCCAGGCCACGACCGGCGATTCGGGCGGCGGGGTGTTCGAGAAAGTCGGCGGCCAATGGTATCTGTCCGGCATGATCGATGCCGTAACGCCCGCTGCCTCGAACCAGATTGCCAACGTCGCGGTCTTTGATACCGCGACGGTCATCGCCGACCTGTCCGTGTACGGCAGTCAGATCCGGGCCGTGGTGCCCGAGCCGGGAAGCCTGGCGCTGGTCGGGGCGGGACTGGCGGCCTGGGTTCTAAGCGTGTCGTTCCGTCGCTATCGCCGGGCTGACTGA